The Phoenix dactylifera cultivar Barhee BC4 chromosome 17, palm_55x_up_171113_PBpolish2nd_filt_p, whole genome shotgun sequence genome contains a region encoding:
- the LOC103701098 gene encoding cyclin-B2-2-like isoform X1, which yields MDRVGENHRGMIKSSSARGVPVEGVKFGADVGNNNNRRALRDIRNFVGVPPYPSAVSKRGLQDTSIVDDKNPQNFVNRRPMTRRFAASLANQSHQVSSARLQPIGSERQKKPLSSSPSSSALDASTAIDVDDFKSANDLPLPMIEEMEEVENCELKEVEMEDLEEEPIPDIDSCDAKNPLAVVEYVEDIYNFYRQSEDLGCVCPKYMSNQFDINEKMRAILIDWLIEVHYKFELMDETLFLTVNIIDRFLARQSVVRKKLQLVGVTAMLLACKYEEVCVPVVEDLILISDRAYTRQEVLEMERLIVNTLQFSMSVPTPYVFMRRFLKAAESDRKQEFLSFFIIELCLVECQMLKFRPSLLAAAAVYTAQCTLKGFKHWSRASELHTNYSEDQLLECSRMMVEFHQKAGHGKLTGVYRKYSTFKFGCAAKSEPALFLMDSRA from the exons ATGGACAGAGTTGGTGAGAATCATAGAGGCATGATAAAATCATCCAGTGCCCGAG GTGTTCCAGTGGAGGGCGTGAAATTTGGCGCAGACGTGGGGAATAATAACAATAGAAGAGCACTCAGGGATATTAGAAACTTTGTGGGCGTTCCCCCCTATCCAAGTGCAGTGAGCAAGAGGGGGTTGCAGGA TACGAGCATTGTGGATGATAAGAACCCACAAAATTTTGTCAACCGGCGACCAATGACAAG GAGATTTGCAGCTTccttggcaaaccaatcacaccAG GTTTCTAGTGCAAGGCTTCAGCCAATTGGGAGCGAGAGACAGAAGAAACCCTTGTCATCGTCTCCCAGTTCTAGTGCCTTGGATGCTTCTACTGCCATAGATGTGGATGATTTCAAGTCAGCCAATGACCTACCTCTGCCTATGATTGAGGAGATGGAAGAAGTG GAAAATTGTGAGCTCAAGGAGGTAGAAATGGAGGATCTAGAGGAGGAGCCTATTCCAGATATTGACAGTTGTGATGCCAAAAATCCTTTGGCAGTTGTTGAGTACGTGGAGGACATCTACAACTTCTATAGACAGTCCGAG GATTTAGGTTGTGTCTGCCCTAAGTATATGTCAAACCAGTTTGACATCAATGAGAAGATGCGTGCCATTTTGATTGACTGGCTCATAGAG GTGCACTACAAATTTGAACTTATGGATGAGACACTATTTCTAACTGTTAACATCATTGACAGATTTTTAGCACGTCAATCAGTTGTAAGGAAGAAACTCCAGTTGGTAGGAGTGACAGCCATGCTTCTTGCATGCAAATATGAAGAAGTCTGTGTTCCTGTTGTGGAGGACCTAATCCTAATTTCAGACCGTGCTTACACCAGGCAAGAGGTTCTAGAAATG GAGAGGTTGATAGTCAACACCTTGCAATTCAGCATGTCTGTGCCAACTCCTTATGTTTTCATGAGGAGGTTCCTCAAAGCAGCTGAGTCTGACAGGAAG CAagaatttctatcttttttcaTTATTGAGCTCTGCCTTGTCGAGTGCCAAATGCTCAAGTTTCGCCCTTCATTGTTAGCCGCCGCCGCTGTCTACACTGCTCAGTGTACTCTTAAAGGGTTCAAGCACTGGAGTAGAGCTAGCGAGCTGCATACAAATTACTCAGAAGACCAGCTTTT AGAGTGCTCTAGGATGATGGTGGAATTCCATCAGAAGGCAGGACATGGGAAGCTTACCGGAGTATACCGGAAATATAGCACGTTTAAGTTTGGGTGTGCAGCAAAATCTGAACCAGCCCTTTTTCTGATGGATTCAAGAGCCTAG
- the LOC103701100 gene encoding ubiquitin domain-containing protein DSK2a-like, which translates to MSADGDSLDADGSAYAAAAAGGGGGTTVHIRCSNGSKFSVQAGLDSTVGSFKAFLAEKCDVPAEQQRLIYKGRILKDDQTLASYGVDSDHTIHLVRGFASSTASGDPASRTPNSMSGVARGVGSNEGGGFGTGFDGSLFPGLGVNGLGGSWGSNLFGFGSPEFDQVQRQLTQNPTMMREIMNMPAIQNVINNPELMRNMIMNNPQMRDIIDRNPDIAHVINDPSTLRQTLEAVRNPEIMREMMRNTDRAMSNIESSPEGFNMLRRMYETVQEPFLNAATMAGGAGTDLGSNPFAALLGNQGATQSRDSSPNPSTTGSETTTGSAAPNTNPLPNPWSNARGAQTTNSRSTPTNGLGLSELETIAGSTGDPSLVNQIMQNPAMTHMMQNLLSNPQFMNQMLALGPQLRSLAESNTQMREMLQNPESIRQLTYPETLQQFLSLQQSLFSQLGRQQSSQEPNQGGGGAGTPNSTGLDFLMNMFGGLGGAGGLSLPNTSDVPPEQLYATQLSQLQEMGFCDTQENIRALSATAGNVHAAVERLLRNLGQ; encoded by the exons ATGAGTGCCGACGGCGACTCCCTCGACGCGGACGGCTCCGCCtacgccgccgccgctgccggtGGTGGGGGCGGGACGACCGTCCACATCCGCTGCTCCAACGGGTCCAAGTTCTCCGTCCAGGCCGGCCTAGATTCCACTGTGGGCTCATTCAAGGCCTTTCTTGCCGAGAAGTGCGACGTGCCGGCGGAGCAGCAGCGGCTGATTTATAAAGGCCGGATCTTGAAGGACGACCAAACCCTAGCGAGCTACG GTGTCGACTCTGATCACACTATTCACTTGGTTCGTGGATTTGCATCATCAACTGCATCTGGGGATCCGGCTTCAAGAACTCCAAACAGCATGTCAGGTGTTGCAAGGGGTGTTGGATCCAATGAGGGTGGGGGTTTTGGAACTGGTTTTGATGGTTCACTATTTCCTGGTCTTGGTGTTAATGGGCTGGGTGGTAGTTGGGGATCCAATTTGTTTGGATTTGGATCCCCAGAGTTTGATCAGGTGCAACGACAGCTGACTCAGAATCCTACCATGATGAGGGAAATAATGAACATGCCTGCTATTCAGAATGTTATCAATAACCCTGAGCTAATGCGAAACATGATAATGAACAATCCCCAAATGCGTGATATCATAGACAGGAATCCTGATATTGCACATGTAATTAATGACCCCAGCACTCTACGACAGACCTTGGAAGCTGTTAGAAATCCTGAAATCATGAGAGAGATGATGCGGAACACTGACAGGGCTATGAGCAACATTGAATCTTCTCCAGAAGGATTTAACATGCTTAGGCGGATGTATGAAACTGTTCAGGAGCCATTTCTCAACGCCGCAACAATGGCAGGGGGTGCAGGAACGGACTTGGGttccaacccatttgcagccctgcTTGGAAATCAAGGTGCTACTCAGTCTAGGGATTCATCTCCAAACCCTTCGACTACTGGTTCAGAAACAACAACTGGGTCTGCTGCACCAAATACTAACCCACTTCCAAATCCTTGGAGCAATGCTA GAGGTGCACAAACAACCAACTCAAGATCAACTCCTACCAATGGACTTGGTTTATCGGAGTTGGAAACGATTGCTGGTAGCACGGGAGATCCATCCCTCGTAAATCAGATTATGCAAAACCCAGCCATGACACACATGATGCAGAACCTCCTCTCCAACCCTCAGTTCATGAATCAG ATGTTAGCTCTCGGTCCCCAGCTCCGTAGCTTGGCTGAATCGAATACCCAAATGAGAGAAATGTTGCAAAATCCAGAATCTATTCGCCAGCTTACTTATCCTGAGACACTGCAG CAATTTCTATCATTACAACAATCACTTTTTTCCCAGCTTGGTCGGCAACAGTCAAGCCA GGAGCCTAATCAGGGAGGTGGTGGTGCAG GCACGCCAAACAGCACTGGGCTGGATTTTTTGATGAACATGTTTGGCGGACTTGGAGGGGCTGGCGGTCTTAGTCTTCCTAATACCTCTGATG TGCCTCCTGAGCAGCTTTATGCAACCCAGTTGTCTCAGCTACAAGAAATGGGCTTCTGTGACACCCAGGAGAACATCCGTGCCCTGAGTGCCACTGCCGGGAATGTGCATGCTGCAGTTGAGCGTCTCTTAAGGAATCTCGGTCAATAG
- the LOC103701098 gene encoding cyclin-B2-2-like isoform X2 produces MDRVGENHRGMIKSSSARVEGVKFGADVGNNNNRRALRDIRNFVGVPPYPSAVSKRGLQDTSIVDDKNPQNFVNRRPMTRRFAASLANQSHQVSSARLQPIGSERQKKPLSSSPSSSALDASTAIDVDDFKSANDLPLPMIEEMEEVENCELKEVEMEDLEEEPIPDIDSCDAKNPLAVVEYVEDIYNFYRQSEDLGCVCPKYMSNQFDINEKMRAILIDWLIEVHYKFELMDETLFLTVNIIDRFLARQSVVRKKLQLVGVTAMLLACKYEEVCVPVVEDLILISDRAYTRQEVLEMERLIVNTLQFSMSVPTPYVFMRRFLKAAESDRKQEFLSFFIIELCLVECQMLKFRPSLLAAAAVYTAQCTLKGFKHWSRASELHTNYSEDQLLECSRMMVEFHQKAGHGKLTGVYRKYSTFKFGCAAKSEPALFLMDSRA; encoded by the exons ATGGACAGAGTTGGTGAGAATCATAGAGGCATGATAAAATCATCCAGTGCCCGAG TGGAGGGCGTGAAATTTGGCGCAGACGTGGGGAATAATAACAATAGAAGAGCACTCAGGGATATTAGAAACTTTGTGGGCGTTCCCCCCTATCCAAGTGCAGTGAGCAAGAGGGGGTTGCAGGA TACGAGCATTGTGGATGATAAGAACCCACAAAATTTTGTCAACCGGCGACCAATGACAAG GAGATTTGCAGCTTccttggcaaaccaatcacaccAG GTTTCTAGTGCAAGGCTTCAGCCAATTGGGAGCGAGAGACAGAAGAAACCCTTGTCATCGTCTCCCAGTTCTAGTGCCTTGGATGCTTCTACTGCCATAGATGTGGATGATTTCAAGTCAGCCAATGACCTACCTCTGCCTATGATTGAGGAGATGGAAGAAGTG GAAAATTGTGAGCTCAAGGAGGTAGAAATGGAGGATCTAGAGGAGGAGCCTATTCCAGATATTGACAGTTGTGATGCCAAAAATCCTTTGGCAGTTGTTGAGTACGTGGAGGACATCTACAACTTCTATAGACAGTCCGAG GATTTAGGTTGTGTCTGCCCTAAGTATATGTCAAACCAGTTTGACATCAATGAGAAGATGCGTGCCATTTTGATTGACTGGCTCATAGAG GTGCACTACAAATTTGAACTTATGGATGAGACACTATTTCTAACTGTTAACATCATTGACAGATTTTTAGCACGTCAATCAGTTGTAAGGAAGAAACTCCAGTTGGTAGGAGTGACAGCCATGCTTCTTGCATGCAAATATGAAGAAGTCTGTGTTCCTGTTGTGGAGGACCTAATCCTAATTTCAGACCGTGCTTACACCAGGCAAGAGGTTCTAGAAATG GAGAGGTTGATAGTCAACACCTTGCAATTCAGCATGTCTGTGCCAACTCCTTATGTTTTCATGAGGAGGTTCCTCAAAGCAGCTGAGTCTGACAGGAAG CAagaatttctatcttttttcaTTATTGAGCTCTGCCTTGTCGAGTGCCAAATGCTCAAGTTTCGCCCTTCATTGTTAGCCGCCGCCGCTGTCTACACTGCTCAGTGTACTCTTAAAGGGTTCAAGCACTGGAGTAGAGCTAGCGAGCTGCATACAAATTACTCAGAAGACCAGCTTTT AGAGTGCTCTAGGATGATGGTGGAATTCCATCAGAAGGCAGGACATGGGAAGCTTACCGGAGTATACCGGAAATATAGCACGTTTAAGTTTGGGTGTGCAGCAAAATCTGAACCAGCCCTTTTTCTGATGGATTCAAGAGCCTAG
- the LOC103701164 gene encoding U-box domain-containing protein 15-like isoform X2, with amino-acid sequence MTTDPVSVSGPLLRVNQICRQSLKSTIGEAEEKVTAMPEEGAVARGGDGGGGGGEGKRLMEREHDQEDLTREMLEVIDTARSFGEFRRTQRKECFNLVRRLQLVAPLLEEIKELETPISDTAFARLCDLAEAFSDAKKLLRCCHDGSKIYLVELMNVQLERAKRRTDTQDMELAMDLMVVLSGEEDLDVDRAVLERLASRLQLQALPDLRAETMAIKKLIKDRCSQNAESTQQIIDLLDRFKQIAGIEDSNGLSEVALPKYLEKCPSLVIPNDFLCPISLEIMTDPVIVATGQTFERRSIQIWLDAGHRTCPKTRQTLSHLSLAPNYALRNLILQWCEKNKVELLKKETDLDSEAADHEEEISSLVEDLSSIHLDKQRRAVKKIRMLSKENPDHRLAIAQNGGIPALVSLLTYPDSKIQENTVTALLNLSIDEGNKKLIAKEGAVPSIIEILKTGTVPAKENSAAALFSLSMLDEIKLMIGNLNGMPPLIDLLQNGTIRGKKDAATALFNLVLNSKNKARAIEAGIIAPVLQVLGETNLGMADEALSILFLLTLHPDGCNAIGQQSFIQTLVEFIKEGTPKNKECALSVLLELGSHNSSLLSAAIQLGVHDHLDEIVKSGTDRAQRKAKALISNCEQVQ; translated from the exons ATGACGACCGATCCCGTCTCCGTCTCCGGCCCCCTCTTGAGAGTCAACCAAATTTGTCGCCAAAGCTTGAAATCGACGatcggggaggcggaggagaaggTGACCGCAATGCCGGAGGAGGGAGCCGTCGCCAGAGGTGGAGatggaggcggcggaggaggagaagggaagaGGTTGATGGAAAGAGAGCACGACCAGGAGGACCTGACCCGGGAGATGCTGGAGGTGATCGATACGGCCCGGTCGTTCGGTGAATTCCGGCGGACGCAAAGGAAGGAGTGCTTCAACCTCGTCCGCCGGCTCCAGCTGGTGGCGCCTCTGCTCGAGGAGATCAAGGAGCTCGAGACCCCCATCTCCGACACAGCTTTTGCACGGCTATGTGATCTCGCTGAGGCATTCTCTGATGCAAAGAAGCTTCTGAGGTGCTGTCATGATGGGAGTAAGATCTATTTG GTTGAGCTCATGAATGTGCAACTTGAAAGGGCCAAGAGGAGGACAGATACGCAAGACATGGAGTTGGCTATGGATCTTATGGTTGTACTCTCTGGAGAGGAGGATTTGGATGTAGATAGAGCAGTACTAGAAAGGCTGGCTAGTAGATTACAGCTGCAGGCTCTCCCAGATTTAAGAGCAGAAACAATGGCTATAAAAAAGCTAATTAAAGATAGATGCAGTCAAAATGCTGAAAGTACTCAGCAGATCATTGACCTATTGGATAGATTCAAACAAATTGCCGGCATTGAAGACAGTAATGGGCTAAGTGAAGTTGCCTTGCCTAAGTATCTGGAAAAGTGTCCATCTTTGGTGATTCCTAATGATTTCCTCTGTCCAATATCTTTAGAGATCATGACAGATCCTGTCATCGTTGCAACAGGGCAG ACATTTGAAAGACGAAGTATACAGATATGGTTGGATGCTGGACATCGAACCTGCCCAAAGACTAGGCAAACTTTGTCCCATCTTTCACTGGCACCTAACTATGCCCTCCGAAACTTAATTCTGCAGTGGTGTGAGAAGAACAAAGTTGAATTACTGAAAAAAGAGACGGATCTTGACTCTGAGGCTGCAGATCATGAAGAAGAAATCTCATCACTAGTTGAGGATCTTTCTTCTATCCATCTTGATAAGCAGCGAAGGGCGGTTAAGAAGATCCGTATGCTTTCGAAAGAGAACCCTGATCACAGACTTGCAATTGCTCAGAATGGAGGGATCCCTGCCCTGGTCAGTCTTCTAACATATCCTGATTCTAAAATTCAAGAGAACACTGTGACTGCTTTGTTGAATTTATCAATAGATGAAGGGAACAAGAAGCTTATTGCTAAAGAAGGAGCCGTTCCTTCTATTATCGAGATTCTGAAGACAGGCACTGTGCCAGCTAAAGAGAATTCAGCAGCAGCCTTGTTCAGCCTGTCTATGCTTGATGAGATCAAGCTGATGATTGGGAATTTGAATGGTATGCCACCATTGATAGATTTGTTGCAAAATGGGACAATTAGAGGCAAAAAGGATGCTGCTACTGCACtcttcaatttggttctaaacaGTAAAAACAAGGCTAGAGCCATAGAAGCTGGCATTATAGCACCTGTACTTCAAGTACTGGGTGAAACGAACCTGGGTATGGCTGATGAAGCTCTCTCAATACTTTTTCTTCTAACATTACATCCTGATGGGTGCAATGCTATAGGCCAGCAATCATTCATTCAAACCCTTGTAGAATTCATCAAAGAAGGGACCCCCAAAAACAAGGAATGTGCACTCTCTGTTCTTCTCGAACTGGGATCGCATAATTCATCACTCTTATCAGCTGCAATCCAGCTTGGCGTTCATGACCACCTAGATGAGATCGTAAAAAGTGGAACTGACAGAGCTCAAAGGAAAGCAAAAGCCTTAATCAGCAATTGTGAACAAGTACAATGA
- the LOC103701164 gene encoding U-box domain-containing protein 15-like isoform X1, with the protein MTTDPVSVSGPLLRVNQICRQSLKSTIGEAEEKVTAMPEEGAVARGGDGGGGGGEGKRLMEREHDQEDLTREMLEVIDTARSFGEFRRTQRKECFNLVRRLQLVAPLLEEIKELETPISDTAFARLCDLAEAFSDAKKLLRCCHDGSKIYLALESEAVVGKFRAVYEKLNRALAGMPYHELRITDEVEEQVELMNVQLERAKRRTDTQDMELAMDLMVVLSGEEDLDVDRAVLERLASRLQLQALPDLRAETMAIKKLIKDRCSQNAESTQQIIDLLDRFKQIAGIEDSNGLSEVALPKYLEKCPSLVIPNDFLCPISLEIMTDPVIVATGQTFERRSIQIWLDAGHRTCPKTRQTLSHLSLAPNYALRNLILQWCEKNKVELLKKETDLDSEAADHEEEISSLVEDLSSIHLDKQRRAVKKIRMLSKENPDHRLAIAQNGGIPALVSLLTYPDSKIQENTVTALLNLSIDEGNKKLIAKEGAVPSIIEILKTGTVPAKENSAAALFSLSMLDEIKLMIGNLNGMPPLIDLLQNGTIRGKKDAATALFNLVLNSKNKARAIEAGIIAPVLQVLGETNLGMADEALSILFLLTLHPDGCNAIGQQSFIQTLVEFIKEGTPKNKECALSVLLELGSHNSSLLSAAIQLGVHDHLDEIVKSGTDRAQRKAKALISNCEQVQ; encoded by the exons ATGACGACCGATCCCGTCTCCGTCTCCGGCCCCCTCTTGAGAGTCAACCAAATTTGTCGCCAAAGCTTGAAATCGACGatcggggaggcggaggagaaggTGACCGCAATGCCGGAGGAGGGAGCCGTCGCCAGAGGTGGAGatggaggcggcggaggaggagaagggaagaGGTTGATGGAAAGAGAGCACGACCAGGAGGACCTGACCCGGGAGATGCTGGAGGTGATCGATACGGCCCGGTCGTTCGGTGAATTCCGGCGGACGCAAAGGAAGGAGTGCTTCAACCTCGTCCGCCGGCTCCAGCTGGTGGCGCCTCTGCTCGAGGAGATCAAGGAGCTCGAGACCCCCATCTCCGACACAGCTTTTGCACGGCTATGTGATCTCGCTGAGGCATTCTCTGATGCAAAGAAGCTTCTGAGGTGCTGTCATGATGGGAGTAAGATCTATTTG GCACTGGAAAGTGAGGCGGTCGTGGGCAAATTCCGTGCGGTCTATGAAAAGTTGAATCGTGCATTGGCTGGGATGCCGTACCATGAGCTCCGCATTACGGACGAAGTGGAAGAGCAA GTTGAGCTCATGAATGTGCAACTTGAAAGGGCCAAGAGGAGGACAGATACGCAAGACATGGAGTTGGCTATGGATCTTATGGTTGTACTCTCTGGAGAGGAGGATTTGGATGTAGATAGAGCAGTACTAGAAAGGCTGGCTAGTAGATTACAGCTGCAGGCTCTCCCAGATTTAAGAGCAGAAACAATGGCTATAAAAAAGCTAATTAAAGATAGATGCAGTCAAAATGCTGAAAGTACTCAGCAGATCATTGACCTATTGGATAGATTCAAACAAATTGCCGGCATTGAAGACAGTAATGGGCTAAGTGAAGTTGCCTTGCCTAAGTATCTGGAAAAGTGTCCATCTTTGGTGATTCCTAATGATTTCCTCTGTCCAATATCTTTAGAGATCATGACAGATCCTGTCATCGTTGCAACAGGGCAG ACATTTGAAAGACGAAGTATACAGATATGGTTGGATGCTGGACATCGAACCTGCCCAAAGACTAGGCAAACTTTGTCCCATCTTTCACTGGCACCTAACTATGCCCTCCGAAACTTAATTCTGCAGTGGTGTGAGAAGAACAAAGTTGAATTACTGAAAAAAGAGACGGATCTTGACTCTGAGGCTGCAGATCATGAAGAAGAAATCTCATCACTAGTTGAGGATCTTTCTTCTATCCATCTTGATAAGCAGCGAAGGGCGGTTAAGAAGATCCGTATGCTTTCGAAAGAGAACCCTGATCACAGACTTGCAATTGCTCAGAATGGAGGGATCCCTGCCCTGGTCAGTCTTCTAACATATCCTGATTCTAAAATTCAAGAGAACACTGTGACTGCTTTGTTGAATTTATCAATAGATGAAGGGAACAAGAAGCTTATTGCTAAAGAAGGAGCCGTTCCTTCTATTATCGAGATTCTGAAGACAGGCACTGTGCCAGCTAAAGAGAATTCAGCAGCAGCCTTGTTCAGCCTGTCTATGCTTGATGAGATCAAGCTGATGATTGGGAATTTGAATGGTATGCCACCATTGATAGATTTGTTGCAAAATGGGACAATTAGAGGCAAAAAGGATGCTGCTACTGCACtcttcaatttggttctaaacaGTAAAAACAAGGCTAGAGCCATAGAAGCTGGCATTATAGCACCTGTACTTCAAGTACTGGGTGAAACGAACCTGGGTATGGCTGATGAAGCTCTCTCAATACTTTTTCTTCTAACATTACATCCTGATGGGTGCAATGCTATAGGCCAGCAATCATTCATTCAAACCCTTGTAGAATTCATCAAAGAAGGGACCCCCAAAAACAAGGAATGTGCACTCTCTGTTCTTCTCGAACTGGGATCGCATAATTCATCACTCTTATCAGCTGCAATCCAGCTTGGCGTTCATGACCACCTAGATGAGATCGTAAAAAGTGGAACTGACAGAGCTCAAAGGAAAGCAAAAGCCTTAATCAGCAATTGTGAACAAGTACAATGA
- the LOC103701098 gene encoding cyclin-B2-2-like isoform X3: protein MTRRFAASLANQSHQVSSARLQPIGSERQKKPLSSSPSSSALDASTAIDVDDFKSANDLPLPMIEEMEEVENCELKEVEMEDLEEEPIPDIDSCDAKNPLAVVEYVEDIYNFYRQSEDLGCVCPKYMSNQFDINEKMRAILIDWLIEVHYKFELMDETLFLTVNIIDRFLARQSVVRKKLQLVGVTAMLLACKYEEVCVPVVEDLILISDRAYTRQEVLEMERLIVNTLQFSMSVPTPYVFMRRFLKAAESDRKQEFLSFFIIELCLVECQMLKFRPSLLAAAAVYTAQCTLKGFKHWSRASELHTNYSEDQLLECSRMMVEFHQKAGHGKLTGVYRKYSTFKFGCAAKSEPALFLMDSRA, encoded by the exons ATGACAAG GAGATTTGCAGCTTccttggcaaaccaatcacaccAG GTTTCTAGTGCAAGGCTTCAGCCAATTGGGAGCGAGAGACAGAAGAAACCCTTGTCATCGTCTCCCAGTTCTAGTGCCTTGGATGCTTCTACTGCCATAGATGTGGATGATTTCAAGTCAGCCAATGACCTACCTCTGCCTATGATTGAGGAGATGGAAGAAGTG GAAAATTGTGAGCTCAAGGAGGTAGAAATGGAGGATCTAGAGGAGGAGCCTATTCCAGATATTGACAGTTGTGATGCCAAAAATCCTTTGGCAGTTGTTGAGTACGTGGAGGACATCTACAACTTCTATAGACAGTCCGAG GATTTAGGTTGTGTCTGCCCTAAGTATATGTCAAACCAGTTTGACATCAATGAGAAGATGCGTGCCATTTTGATTGACTGGCTCATAGAG GTGCACTACAAATTTGAACTTATGGATGAGACACTATTTCTAACTGTTAACATCATTGACAGATTTTTAGCACGTCAATCAGTTGTAAGGAAGAAACTCCAGTTGGTAGGAGTGACAGCCATGCTTCTTGCATGCAAATATGAAGAAGTCTGTGTTCCTGTTGTGGAGGACCTAATCCTAATTTCAGACCGTGCTTACACCAGGCAAGAGGTTCTAGAAATG GAGAGGTTGATAGTCAACACCTTGCAATTCAGCATGTCTGTGCCAACTCCTTATGTTTTCATGAGGAGGTTCCTCAAAGCAGCTGAGTCTGACAGGAAG CAagaatttctatcttttttcaTTATTGAGCTCTGCCTTGTCGAGTGCCAAATGCTCAAGTTTCGCCCTTCATTGTTAGCCGCCGCCGCTGTCTACACTGCTCAGTGTACTCTTAAAGGGTTCAAGCACTGGAGTAGAGCTAGCGAGCTGCATACAAATTACTCAGAAGACCAGCTTTT AGAGTGCTCTAGGATGATGGTGGAATTCCATCAGAAGGCAGGACATGGGAAGCTTACCGGAGTATACCGGAAATATAGCACGTTTAAGTTTGGGTGTGCAGCAAAATCTGAACCAGCCCTTTTTCTGATGGATTCAAGAGCCTAG